The Humulus lupulus chromosome 3, drHumLupu1.1, whole genome shotgun sequence genome window below encodes:
- the LOC133822243 gene encoding protein SIEVE ELEMENT OCCLUSION B-like — protein sequence MDTKTTTAIPPQNLSSAYGVPQNLAATPTAASAYAVPQNQLQLTPTATYATQPLTPTAASYAPQTLNTTTPSHHQNLTSGFTPHQSLASPGIVPHQKRAAHSSAVGLSGRTARTALGLDGRASRTLGLDSRATRGGTSDETELSKRIMDLHESDERGLAVKPVLHIIDVIFHRATADLPGFNLQHSDIGTDEKAVMYSVASLQDNVEIPARITNAISCEILSKCSAGVDVHTITMEILQIIKHYGWDSKVLLALVAFAVTFGEFRLVLQQYSTNPLAKAVALLKQLPELLEHAGALKPKLDALYDLIKEILDVTKKIVDFYDLPRNEYFTADSPEILSAASHIPTAVYWTIRSIVVSSTQILALTGMGIEYLTEPWELSSLAHKLNNIKGHVVDIIERCYKFVEKKKEDEAYEYLVRTFQITHIDNSKPLRVLFNEDPQALYDCYSKKRIIIEDLKRKVVALFITELDPELIRSPEYAILQQMYAEKRHNMTRSESQYEVVWVPISNVWNDDKYRVFDRLKEQMEWHSVHHPSAVTRVAPRFFREKWGFVKKPILVVIDTQGRVMHNNAIHMMCIWGSLSYPFTANREKLLWEDNAWTMDLLIDGLDPNVSIWIQEQKHVCLYGGEDIDWIRKFTRIAKDVARESGIQLELLYVGKSKPHEKATRNIIELILKENLSRTLDWNLIWYFWLRLESMWHSKGQLTTAETVKHDRVMQGIIAMLSYGSSSQGWAVISKGFEGMVKGNGEHMFRGLTEHGLWKTREAVIGFVPALDEYLQKLHVDAPHHCTSLILPATGAMPETVACSECGRLMERYSMFRCCLD from the exons ATGGACACAAAGACCACCACAGCCATTCCACCTCAGAATCTTTCCTCTGCCTATGGAGTACCACAAAACCTGGCGGCAACGCCGACAGCAGCCTCTGCCTACGCAGTACCTCAAAACCAGCTCCAGCTGACGCCAACTGCGACGTATGCAACTCAACCCTTGACACCGACTGCGGCGTCGTATGCACCTCAAACACTGAATACAACGACCCCATCTCATCATCAAAATCTAACATCTGGGTTTACGCCGCACCAGAGCCTAGCCTCGCCAGGCATTGTGCCTCATCAAAAACGAGCTGCTCATTCATCAGCAGTTGGACTCAGTGGCCGCACGGCTCGTACGGCACTCGGACTGGACGGCCGTGCGTCTCGCACTCTCGGACTTGACAGCCGTGCAACCCGTGGTGGAACGTCCGACGAGACTGAGCTGAGCAAAAGAATCATGGATCTTCATGAGTCTGATGAGCGTGGTCTTGCTGTTAAGCCTGTTCTTCACATCATCGATGTCATTTTTCACCGCGCTACTGCTGACCTACCTGGATTCAATCTTCAG CATTCAGACATTGGTACGGATGAAAAAGCTGTCATGTATTCTGTTGCTAGTCTTCAAGATAATGTCGAAATCCCTGCTAGGATTACGAACGCCATATCATGCGAG ATCCTCAGCAAGTGCTCAGCTGGAGTGGATGTGCACACCATTACAATGGAAATATTACAGATAATCAAGCACTACGGGTGGGACTCGAAGGTGCTGCTAGCCTTGGTGGCATTCGCTGTGACTTTTGGCGAGTTTCGACTGGTCCTCCAGCAATACTCAACCAATCCACTCGCCAAAGCGGTTGCTCTTCTCAAACAATTGCCTGAACTTTTGGAGCATGCTGGGGCTTTAAAGCCAAAACTCGACGCTCTCTACGATTTGATCAAGGAAATCCTTGACGTGACAAAGAAAATTGTCGACTTCTATGACCTTCCAAGGAATGAGTATTTTACTGCTGACTCCCCTGAAATTCTATCTGCTGCTTCTCATATCCCAACTGCTGTTTATTGGACCATTCGGAGTATTGTTGTTTCTTCAACTCAAATTTTGGCCCTCACCGGCATGGGAATTGA GTATCTAACGGAGCCATGGGAGCTGTCTTCCTTGGCCCATAAGCTCAACAACATAAAAGGGCATGTTGTTGACATTATCGAACGTTGTTACAAGTTTGTTG agaagaagaaagaggatgAAGCATATGAGTATCTTGTGCGTACTTTCCAAATTACACACATCGATAACTCAAAGCCTCTGAGGGTTTTATTCAATGAAGATCCCCAAGCACTCTATGATTGCTACAGCAAGAAAAGG ATCATAATCGAGGATTTGAAGAGAAAAGTTGTGGCCTTATTCATCACAGAATTAGATCCTGAACTCATTCGTTCACCTGAATATGCAATCTTACAACAAATGTACGCAGAAAAGAGGCACAACATGACAAGATCTGAGAGTCAATATGAAGTGGTTTGGGTTCCAATCTCAAACGTGTGGAATGATGACAAGTACAGAGTATTTGATAGGTTAAAAGAACAAATGGAATGGCACTCGGTGCACCATCCTTCAGCTGTAACCCGAGTGGCCCCAAGATTCTTCAGAGAGAAATGGGGCTTTGTGAAGAAGCCTATCCTCGTGGTGATCGACACTCAGGGCAGAGTTATGCACAACAATGCCATTCACATGATGTGTATTTGGGGAAGCCTATCCTACCCTTTTACCGCCAACAGAGAAAAATTGTTGTGGGAGGATAATGCCTGGACCATGGACCTGCTCATCGATGGCCTTGACCCCAATGTTTCTATTTGG ATCCAAGAACAAAAGCACGTTTGCTTGTATGGAGGAGAAGACATTGACTGGATAAGGAAATTCACAAGAATTGCTAAGGATGTTGCCCGCGAATCTGGGATTCAACTGGAGTTGCTTTACGTGGGGAAGAGCAAACCTCACGAGAAAGCAACAAGGAACATCATCGAGCTGATTTTGAAGGAGAACCTAAGCAGAACCTTGGACTGGAACCTTATCTGGTACTTTTGGCTGCGGTTGGAGAGCATGTGGCACTCCAAGGGGCAACTGACCACGGCTGAAACTGTCAAGCACGACCGTGTAATGCAAGGAATCATTGCGATGCTGAGCTATGGGTCCAGTAGCCAAGGTTGGGCTGTTATCAGCAAAGGTTTTGAGGGAATGGTTAAGGGCAACGGGGAGCACATGTTTAGGGGCTTGACTGAGCATGGCCTATGGAAGACGAGGGAGGCAGTGATCGGTTTCGTGCCCGCTCTGGATGAGTACCTTCAGAAGCTCCATGTTGACGCACCACACCACTGCACCAGCCTCATTTTGCCAGCCACTGGTGCAATGCCCGAAACCGTGGCTTGCTCTGAGTGCGGGCGTTTGATGGAGAGGTACAGCATGTTCCGCTGCTGCCTTGACTAA